A stretch of DNA from ANME-2 cluster archaeon:
TTTAACTGATCCATCCACATCATTAAAAACGAATCCTGCTAATCCTCTGGCTCTGCCGTGAGCTTCTACAATCTCCCTATATCCTACCATCTGGACGTGATTAGATATTGTTGCATATATGCTTTTCATTGCAGCTGACATCTAATCTCTTTTTGAACTTGTTAGTATTATAGTTTTTTGGTGTTCGTTGCCTAGCGTGTTGCGGTGAGACAGGACTTTGACCTATACTAAACAGCGGAGAGCCGATAATATATCTAAAGATATTGTATGGTTGACTCGACACTAGATACCGCTTTCACTCGCTATTGCCAGAAGCTGGAAGCTGGAAGGTGGCTGAGTTCTGCACTCATCACTTCCCCCACATCCCTCTCCACCCCATACTTCCTCTTAAAAAATGCCAGCACATTCCCTACATCTCGCTCTAACAACTCCCCGGCCCGTTCATCCCCAACCTCAACATACTGCGGCCAGTCAATAAGCGTCACCCCCTCATCGCTCACAAAAATATTATACTCACTCAAATCCCCGTGCACCACACCCTTCACATACGCAGCCCGCACCTGCTCTAAAATCTTATCCCGGTACCACCCAGGGTCCACCACCCTAGTCTTGGACAGCTCGCCCCCCTCAGCAATAGCCATCACAATCACATTGCGGTTCTGGTCCACAGGCTCGGGCACGCTCACCTCAGGGTACAGCCGCTGCATCACCTCAAACTCCCGCTTCGCAGCCAGGCGTGCCGCATATATCCATGAAAAATGCTGTAACCCGTCCAGATGTTCACGCTTGCGCTTCACCTGCTTAAAACTCGTGCGCCCCTGTCTGTGGAACTTGAGGATAACCGGCTGCTGCCCCAGTCCCCCCACCATCTCCCGCAGCCCTTCATAGACCACAGACTCCTTGCCCACACCCAGCTCCTCACCGATGGCGGACAATGACTCCCGCTTCACCAATGCGTTCAGCGCCAGCAGGTCGTACCCCTCAAAATATATCCGGTAGCCCTCGTAGGGTACGGTCTGCCGCTGCAGCAGTCCCTTATGCCCCAGGTCCTTTAGGATATAATGCAACTGACCCATATCCAGTTTGGTATATCTGGATACCTCCTCCACGGGCACCCATTCATGGTATTTCATACCAACCTCTATACCTGTAAGCACACGGAAGTGCCTGGGTTCCAGCGACATAAACACAGACGAAATATCTTCAAGCATTGCACATTCATATGTAACGCATTAAATATAATTAGTTCTCTTCTCTTCTGTGTAGGCAACAGGAATATAAATTATTGTAAAAACAAATTACTAAAATTAGCTGGCTCTTGAGTATATTTGCATTTCTTGTTGTATAAACCATAAGAATTTTAACCACAGAGTACACAGAGGGCACAGAGAGTATGGAAAATATGGAATTGAATAAAATATCTGAAAAGATTATTGGTGCAGCAATACAAGTACATAAAACCCTTGGACCGGGATTGCTGGAGAATGCCTATGAGGCTTGTTTAAAGTATGAATTGGAAAAACAAGACCTTAAAGTCTTGTCACAGGTTGGGCTTCCTGTAATTTATGACGGAATGAAAATCGATTTGGGATACAGGTTGGACCTTCTAGTGGAAGATACTGTGATCATCGAACTTAAGGCTGTGAATAAGATTACACCAGTTCACGAAGCACAACTGCTTTCCTATCTCAAACTAAGCGGGAAACGCCTTGGTTTGCTAATTAATTTCAATGTGACTTATCTAAAGGATGGAATAACACGCAGGATTAATTAAATCTCTGTGTCCTCTGTGTTCTCTGTGGTTTTTTTCTTGCCATAACCATTATATTTACCAAATAATTAAACTTATTAACACCTTTCTACTTCCCATGAAATGCAGGAAATGCCAAAAAAAAGCCATTCACTTCCAGCCCTATAGCGGAGCCCACCTCTGCGCCCCACACCTCATCGAAGACATAGAGCGCAAGGTCAAGCACACCATACGCAAGCACCACATGATCGAGAAGGGCGACACCATAGCAGTAGCCTTAAGCGGCGGCAAGGACAGCACAGTCCTCCTGTACCTCCTGCACAAACTATTCGGTAAGCGCCCCGACATTAACATCATTGCAATAACCATCGATGAAGGCATAGCCGGATACAGGGCGGAGACCCTGCGTCATGCAAAAGAGATAACCTCAAAACTGGGCATCGAACACATCATCGCCTACTTCAAGGATGAATACGGTTCCACCCTTGATGAGATCGTAGCAAAAGGGGGCGAAAAAGGCCCGTGCAGCTACTGCGGAGCACTTCGCAAGCACCTGCTCAACATGACCGCACGCAAGAACGGTGCCACACGGCTGGCTGTAGGTCACAACCTGGATGACGAGGCCCAGACCGTGCTCATGAACCTGCTGCGCGGGGACGTGGAACGGATGGTCAGGATGGTGCCAGCCTGCGCCCAGCCCGGGCTTATACTGCGCTCAAAACCACTGCGCGATGTTCCTGAACGGGAAGTAGCACTCTATGCCATTTTAAAAGACCTGCCTGTTGATTTCAGTGAATGTCCCTATGCGTACAGCGCGATCAGGGGCGAGGTAAGGGATATGCTAAACGATTTCGAAGTGCCGCACCCAGGTACCAAGTACGCCGTACTGCGCAGCCTTGACAAACTGGCAGAACCATTAAGACACAACTTCCCGCAGCAATCCCTCAACACATGCAGCATCTGCGGTGAACCCACAGCCAGCGACATATGTCAGGTTTGCAGGCTGCTTGGGAGGGAGGGATAGTGTGCAAGTTCTGCGTGCAGCATGGTAAAGGGAACAAATGGTTCCACCATATTGATAATTTTGAAAAAAAGCA
This window harbors:
- a CDS encoding GxxExxY protein; its protein translation is MELNKISEKIIGAAIQVHKTLGPGLLENAYEACLKYELEKQDLKVLSQVGLPVIYDGMKIDLGYRLDLLVEDTVIIELKAVNKITPVHEAQLLSYLKLSGKRLGLLINFNVTYLKDGITRRIN
- a CDS encoding TIGR00269 family protein; the protein is MKCRKCQKKAIHFQPYSGAHLCAPHLIEDIERKVKHTIRKHHMIEKGDTIAVALSGGKDSTVLLYLLHKLFGKRPDINIIAITIDEGIAGYRAETLRHAKEITSKLGIEHIIAYFKDEYGSTLDEIVAKGGEKGPCSYCGALRKHLLNMTARKNGATRLAVGHNLDDEAQTVLMNLLRGDVERMVRMVPACAQPGLILRSKPLRDVPEREVALYAILKDLPVDFSECPYAYSAIRGEVRDMLNDFEVPHPGTKYAVLRSLDKLAEPLRHNFPQQSLNTCSICGEPTASDICQVCRLLGREG
- a CDS encoding serine/threonine protein kinase, whose amino-acid sequence is MLEDISSVFMSLEPRHFRVLTGIEVGMKYHEWVPVEEVSRYTKLDMGQLHYILKDLGHKGLLQRQTVPYEGYRIYFEGYDLLALNALVKRESLSAIGEELGVGKESVVYEGLREMVGGLGQQPVILKFHRQGRTSFKQVKRKREHLDGLQHFSWIYAARLAAKREFEVMQRLYPEVSVPEPVDQNRNVIVMAIAEGGELSKTRVVDPGWYRDKILEQVRAAYVKGVVHGDLSEYNIFVSDEGVTLIDWPQYVEVGDERAGELLERDVGNVLAFFKRKYGVERDVGEVMSAELSHLPASSFWQ